One genomic segment of Tiliqua scincoides isolate rTilSci1 chromosome 6, rTilSci1.hap2, whole genome shotgun sequence includes these proteins:
- the EVC gene encoding evC complex member EVC isoform X2 codes for MAGTPPGPCLPQIELALGALLDQLSPGLLALAVLLGLGLGLGAASLLWLCGIGPRLLQPKDDSQRLVEGDHSETEDHLCEDYPLPEKKGTVTGMATEMESQPPLDTFVTEFAIKAKVIYPINQKFRPLADGSSNPSLHENPKQAVLPNQILEVTTSSSLESLSQREKEDGASSTTIHSAASDDRYQDQAFLKVITFPEVLTCDVFDVKMCLYSLFLKNLHLLDAELRKEKYVALVHIFRMYVANFYLKKKIPEDLYQSILCTQETAFEELHNQLKSRLLNAEMSGTRESEYQTLDDLERKERDYSDHIVNNMEASWKQIDQVLLSFLDQSKCSNTKAKKIMTGVTEKLIAVEDSLRKLQDAQATAVQERMFNWEQLAKIALALKTQIQSESKCRLKAVSNTLDQLTKRNNLIMKQREELLTGIHKAFWEHMEHYEDECLQLGKDLIRTCLVSHKKKTECLKEVQEEERKILLSKNQELRNLDAFLKADYEMAERHRKAQCTQEEESDCEISEAVSDLYKNLYSRYSHTLEDLVAQLFLQTLPVATGLSPGECELLKEEMQEDLALQLEKSESCRQKQWTFFQEQLQQEQELWTKEHAFSASMQNRLSETNEKIVWCALNKLGGLSKESSKYILQNHRLLLNSALRRLALRQLITNTLVQLRISQKRSFIMELKERHILQQISSHCFDEQQWKRQNEMELHIAEEEEKLENEIQQTRLEFHQQLVTEMQENLQFVQQHLEQAIGRALVQHARQEAAKLYTDDRKNLKERLKEAVVESVYVNSNSINRLLQGYYEQLGKIQENHEDAELKAFQERKEYDRCQRRQDCKQRDHQDPLDVSSAGQERALQEQKRVWAWFDIQQQARLVSLKQKMLLLNQLEIQLENELMKAEQHFLTELASMARIAIPFQKLPLESAVKSGRKQKTKKMDPKSRERKERADGDKKDNVPHSQASKSSRIKLQSLPGDEADPVKNTKKLLEKRCNS; via the exons ATGGCCGGGACGCCGCCGGGCCCCTGCCTGCCGCAGATCGAGCTGGCCCTTGGTGCGCTCCTGGACCAGCTCTCGCCCGGCTTGCTGGCGCTGGCCGTGCTGCTGGGGCTCGGGCTGGGGCTCGGGGCGGCCAGCCTGCTATGGCTCTGCGGGATCGGGCCCCGCCTGCTCCAGCCAAAG GATGATTCCCAAAGACTGGTGGAAGGTGATCACTCTGAGACAGAAGATCATCTTTGCGAAGATTATCCGTTACCAGAAAAAAAGGGAACAGTCACTGGGATGGCCACAGAAATG GAAAGTCAGCCCCCTTTGGACACTTTTGTTACAGAATTTGCCATAAAAGCGAAAGTCATCTATCCAATCAATCAAAAATTCAGG CCCCTTGCAGACGGCTCATCCAACCCATCACTGCATGAAAATCCAAAGCAGGCTGTTCTGCCGAATCAAATTCTGGAAGTGACCACTTCAAGCAGCCTTGAATCCCTTAgtcagagagaaaaagaggatGGTGCTTCATCCACCACAATACATTCTGCAGCAAGCGATGACAGATACCAGGACCAGGCCTTCCTCAAAGTGATCACTTTTCCGGAAGTGCTGACATGTGATGT ATTTGATGTAAAAATGTGCTTATACAGCCTCTTTTTAAAGAATCTTCATCTTCTGGATGCAGAACTAAGGAAAGAGAAATATGTG gcacttgttcatatttttagaaTGTATGTAGCCAATTTTTATCTTAAAAAGAAGATCCCTGAAGACTTGTACCAGAGCATCCTTTGCACACAGGAAACT GCATTTGAAGAATTGCACAACCAACTCAAGTCCAGACTCCTGAATGCTGAGATGTCTGGAACTCGCGAGTCTGAGTATCAAACCCTGGATGATCTAGAAAGGAAAGAGAGGGACTATTCTGATCATATTGTGAATAAT ATGGAAGCTTCTTGGAAACAGATAGATCAGGTCTTGCTTTCTTTCCTGGATCAGTCCAAGTGCTCAAACACAAAAGCAAAGAAGATCATGACGGGCGTGACTGAAAAGCTGATTGCTGTGGAAGACTCATTAAGGAAATTGCAGGATGCGCAGGCCACG GCCGTCCAAGAAAGAATGTTTAACTGGGAGCAACTGGCAAAAATTGCCCTTGCGCTGAAAACACAGATACAGTCAGAAAGTAAATGCAGACTCAAAGCTGTATCAAATACACTGGATCAGTTAACTAAAAGGAACAACCTGATTATGAAACAAAGGGAGGAGCTTTTAACAGGCATCCATAAGGCCTTTTGGGAACACATGGAACATTATGAAGATG AATGTCTCCAACTGGGTAAGGATCTAATCCGGACGTGTCTTGTAAGTCACAAGAAGAAAACAGAATGCCTTAAAGAAGTTCAGGAAGAGGAACGAAAAATCCTTCTCAGCAAAAATCAGGAACTGAGGAATCTTGATGCATTTCTGAAG GCTGATTATGAAATGGCTGAACGGCACAGAAAAGCACAGTGCACCCAGGAAGAAGAGAGTGACTGTGAAATCAGTGAGGCTGTGTCTGATCTCTATAAG AATCTGTATTCCAGATACTCCCACACTTTGGAGGACTTGGTTGCTCAGTTATTCCTTCAGActcttcctgttgctactggctTGTCACCTGGAGAATGTGAACTTCTGAAAGAAGAAATGCAGGAAGACTTGGCTTTGCAACTGGAGAAATCAGAAAGCTGCAGACAAAAGCAGTGgactttctttcaagaacagcTACAACAAGAACAGGAG CTGTGGACGAAAGAACATGCCTTCTCTGCTTCGATGCAGAATCGTTTGTCCGAAACAAATGAGAAGATTGTCTGGTGTGCGTTGAACAAATTAGGCGGACTCAGCAAGGA GTCTTCTAAATACATACTGCAGAACCACAGGCTCTTGCTGAACTCTGCCCTGAGAAGGCTGGCTCTCCGACAGCTGATTACAAATACTCTGGTCCAACTGAGAATATCCCAGAAAAGAAGCTTTATTATGGAGCTAAAGGAGCGGCATATCCTGCAGCAGATCTCTTCTCATTGCTTTGATGAGCAACAGTGGAAACGACAGAACGAAATG GAGTTGCACATTGCTGAAGAAGAGGAGAAGTTGGAGAACGAGATACAGCAGACAAGGCTTGAATTTCACCAGCAGTTAGTTACTGAAATGCAAGAAAATCTTCAGTTTGTTCAGCAGCACCTGGAACAAGCCATTGGCCGGGCCTTGGTCCAGCACGCTCGACAGGAGGCTGCAAAACTTTATACAGATGACAGGAAAAATTTGAAG GAAAGGCTGAAAGAAGCTGTTGTCGAGAGTGTGTATGTGAACAGCAACAGCATCAACAGGTTGCTGCAGGGCTACTATGAACAACTAGGAAAAATCCAGGAAAATCACGAGGATGCAGAACTGAAAGCCTTTCAGG AAAGGAAAGAATATGATCGATGTCAAAGGAGGCAGGATTGTAAGCAAAGGGACCATCAAGACCCTCTGGATGTTTCATCTGCAGGCCAGGAAAG AGCACTACAGGAGCAAAAAAGAGTTTGGGCTTGGTTTGACATCCAGCAACAGGCTCGCTTGGTTTCCCTGAAGCAGAAGATGTTACTCCTGAACCAGTTGGAAATCCAGCTAGAGAATGAACTAATG AAAGCCGAGCAGCACTTCCTTACTGAATTAGCCTCTATGGCCCGGATTGCCATCCCCTTTCAGAAACTACCTTTAGAATCAGCTGTAAAATCAG gaagaaaacaaaaaacaaaaaaaatggatCCCAAGTCTagagaaagaaaggagagggCTGATGGTGACAAAAAGGACAATGTTCCTCATAGCCAGGCATCAAAGTCTTCCAG AATTAAATTGCAGAGTCTTCCAGGCGATGAGGCTGACCCAGTGAAAAATACAAAGAAGCTACTGGAGAAAAGATGTAACAGTTAA
- the EVC gene encoding evC complex member EVC isoform X1 produces MAGTPPGPCLPQIELALGALLDQLSPGLLALAVLLGLGLGLGAASLLWLCGIGPRLLQPKQDDSQRLVEGDHSETEDHLCEDYPLPEKKGTVTGMATEMESQPPLDTFVTEFAIKAKVIYPINQKFRPLADGSSNPSLHENPKQAVLPNQILEVTTSSSLESLSQREKEDGASSTTIHSAASDDRYQDQAFLKVITFPEVLTCDVFDVKMCLYSLFLKNLHLLDAELRKEKYVALVHIFRMYVANFYLKKKIPEDLYQSILCTQETAFEELHNQLKSRLLNAEMSGTRESEYQTLDDLERKERDYSDHIVNNMEASWKQIDQVLLSFLDQSKCSNTKAKKIMTGVTEKLIAVEDSLRKLQDAQATAVQERMFNWEQLAKIALALKTQIQSESKCRLKAVSNTLDQLTKRNNLIMKQREELLTGIHKAFWEHMEHYEDECLQLGKDLIRTCLVSHKKKTECLKEVQEEERKILLSKNQELRNLDAFLKADYEMAERHRKAQCTQEEESDCEISEAVSDLYKNLYSRYSHTLEDLVAQLFLQTLPVATGLSPGECELLKEEMQEDLALQLEKSESCRQKQWTFFQEQLQQEQELWTKEHAFSASMQNRLSETNEKIVWCALNKLGGLSKESSKYILQNHRLLLNSALRRLALRQLITNTLVQLRISQKRSFIMELKERHILQQISSHCFDEQQWKRQNEMELHIAEEEEKLENEIQQTRLEFHQQLVTEMQENLQFVQQHLEQAIGRALVQHARQEAAKLYTDDRKNLKERLKEAVVESVYVNSNSINRLLQGYYEQLGKIQENHEDAELKAFQERKEYDRCQRRQDCKQRDHQDPLDVSSAGQERALQEQKRVWAWFDIQQQARLVSLKQKMLLLNQLEIQLENELMKAEQHFLTELASMARIAIPFQKLPLESAVKSGRKQKTKKMDPKSRERKERADGDKKDNVPHSQASKSSRIKLQSLPGDEADPVKNTKKLLEKRCNS; encoded by the exons ATGGCCGGGACGCCGCCGGGCCCCTGCCTGCCGCAGATCGAGCTGGCCCTTGGTGCGCTCCTGGACCAGCTCTCGCCCGGCTTGCTGGCGCTGGCCGTGCTGCTGGGGCTCGGGCTGGGGCTCGGGGCGGCCAGCCTGCTATGGCTCTGCGGGATCGGGCCCCGCCTGCTCCAGCCAAAG CAGGATGATTCCCAAAGACTGGTGGAAGGTGATCACTCTGAGACAGAAGATCATCTTTGCGAAGATTATCCGTTACCAGAAAAAAAGGGAACAGTCACTGGGATGGCCACAGAAATG GAAAGTCAGCCCCCTTTGGACACTTTTGTTACAGAATTTGCCATAAAAGCGAAAGTCATCTATCCAATCAATCAAAAATTCAGG CCCCTTGCAGACGGCTCATCCAACCCATCACTGCATGAAAATCCAAAGCAGGCTGTTCTGCCGAATCAAATTCTGGAAGTGACCACTTCAAGCAGCCTTGAATCCCTTAgtcagagagaaaaagaggatGGTGCTTCATCCACCACAATACATTCTGCAGCAAGCGATGACAGATACCAGGACCAGGCCTTCCTCAAAGTGATCACTTTTCCGGAAGTGCTGACATGTGATGT ATTTGATGTAAAAATGTGCTTATACAGCCTCTTTTTAAAGAATCTTCATCTTCTGGATGCAGAACTAAGGAAAGAGAAATATGTG gcacttgttcatatttttagaaTGTATGTAGCCAATTTTTATCTTAAAAAGAAGATCCCTGAAGACTTGTACCAGAGCATCCTTTGCACACAGGAAACT GCATTTGAAGAATTGCACAACCAACTCAAGTCCAGACTCCTGAATGCTGAGATGTCTGGAACTCGCGAGTCTGAGTATCAAACCCTGGATGATCTAGAAAGGAAAGAGAGGGACTATTCTGATCATATTGTGAATAAT ATGGAAGCTTCTTGGAAACAGATAGATCAGGTCTTGCTTTCTTTCCTGGATCAGTCCAAGTGCTCAAACACAAAAGCAAAGAAGATCATGACGGGCGTGACTGAAAAGCTGATTGCTGTGGAAGACTCATTAAGGAAATTGCAGGATGCGCAGGCCACG GCCGTCCAAGAAAGAATGTTTAACTGGGAGCAACTGGCAAAAATTGCCCTTGCGCTGAAAACACAGATACAGTCAGAAAGTAAATGCAGACTCAAAGCTGTATCAAATACACTGGATCAGTTAACTAAAAGGAACAACCTGATTATGAAACAAAGGGAGGAGCTTTTAACAGGCATCCATAAGGCCTTTTGGGAACACATGGAACATTATGAAGATG AATGTCTCCAACTGGGTAAGGATCTAATCCGGACGTGTCTTGTAAGTCACAAGAAGAAAACAGAATGCCTTAAAGAAGTTCAGGAAGAGGAACGAAAAATCCTTCTCAGCAAAAATCAGGAACTGAGGAATCTTGATGCATTTCTGAAG GCTGATTATGAAATGGCTGAACGGCACAGAAAAGCACAGTGCACCCAGGAAGAAGAGAGTGACTGTGAAATCAGTGAGGCTGTGTCTGATCTCTATAAG AATCTGTATTCCAGATACTCCCACACTTTGGAGGACTTGGTTGCTCAGTTATTCCTTCAGActcttcctgttgctactggctTGTCACCTGGAGAATGTGAACTTCTGAAAGAAGAAATGCAGGAAGACTTGGCTTTGCAACTGGAGAAATCAGAAAGCTGCAGACAAAAGCAGTGgactttctttcaagaacagcTACAACAAGAACAGGAG CTGTGGACGAAAGAACATGCCTTCTCTGCTTCGATGCAGAATCGTTTGTCCGAAACAAATGAGAAGATTGTCTGGTGTGCGTTGAACAAATTAGGCGGACTCAGCAAGGA GTCTTCTAAATACATACTGCAGAACCACAGGCTCTTGCTGAACTCTGCCCTGAGAAGGCTGGCTCTCCGACAGCTGATTACAAATACTCTGGTCCAACTGAGAATATCCCAGAAAAGAAGCTTTATTATGGAGCTAAAGGAGCGGCATATCCTGCAGCAGATCTCTTCTCATTGCTTTGATGAGCAACAGTGGAAACGACAGAACGAAATG GAGTTGCACATTGCTGAAGAAGAGGAGAAGTTGGAGAACGAGATACAGCAGACAAGGCTTGAATTTCACCAGCAGTTAGTTACTGAAATGCAAGAAAATCTTCAGTTTGTTCAGCAGCACCTGGAACAAGCCATTGGCCGGGCCTTGGTCCAGCACGCTCGACAGGAGGCTGCAAAACTTTATACAGATGACAGGAAAAATTTGAAG GAAAGGCTGAAAGAAGCTGTTGTCGAGAGTGTGTATGTGAACAGCAACAGCATCAACAGGTTGCTGCAGGGCTACTATGAACAACTAGGAAAAATCCAGGAAAATCACGAGGATGCAGAACTGAAAGCCTTTCAGG AAAGGAAAGAATATGATCGATGTCAAAGGAGGCAGGATTGTAAGCAAAGGGACCATCAAGACCCTCTGGATGTTTCATCTGCAGGCCAGGAAAG AGCACTACAGGAGCAAAAAAGAGTTTGGGCTTGGTTTGACATCCAGCAACAGGCTCGCTTGGTTTCCCTGAAGCAGAAGATGTTACTCCTGAACCAGTTGGAAATCCAGCTAGAGAATGAACTAATG AAAGCCGAGCAGCACTTCCTTACTGAATTAGCCTCTATGGCCCGGATTGCCATCCCCTTTCAGAAACTACCTTTAGAATCAGCTGTAAAATCAG gaagaaaacaaaaaacaaaaaaaatggatCCCAAGTCTagagaaagaaaggagagggCTGATGGTGACAAAAAGGACAATGTTCCTCATAGCCAGGCATCAAAGTCTTCCAG AATTAAATTGCAGAGTCTTCCAGGCGATGAGGCTGACCCAGTGAAAAATACAAAGAAGCTACTGGAGAAAAGATGTAACAGTTAA
- the EVC gene encoding evC complex member EVC isoform X3 has protein sequence MAGTPPGPCLPQIELALGALLDQLSPGLLALAVLLGLGLGLGAASLLWLCGIGPRLLQPKQDDSQRLVEGDHSETEDHLCEDYPLPEKKGTVTGMATEMESQPPLDTFVTEFAIKAKVIYPINQKFRPLADGSSNPSLHENPKQAVLPNQILEVTTSSSLESLSQREKEDGASSTTIHSAASDDRYQDQAFLKVITFPEVLTCDVFDVKMCLYSLFLKNLHLLDAELRKEKYVALVHIFRMYVANFYLKKKIPEDLYQSILCTQETAFEELHNQLKSRLLNAEMSGTRESEYQTLDDLERKERDYSDHIVNNMEASWKQIDQVLLSFLDQSKCSNTKAKKIMTGVTEKLIAVEDSLRKLQDAQATAVQERMFNWEQLAKIALALKTQIQSESKCRLKAVSNTLDQLTKRNNLIMKQREELLTGIHKAFWEHMEHYEDECLQLGKDLIRTCLVSHKKKTECLKEVQEEERKILLSKNQELRNLDAFLKADYEMAERHRKAQCTQEEESDCEISEAVSDLYKNLYSRYSHTLEDLVAQLFLQTLPVATGLSPGECELLKEEMQEDLALQLEKSESCRQKQWTFFQEQLQQEQELWTKEHAFSASMQNRLSETNEKIVWCALNKLGGLSKESSKYILQNHRLLLNSALRRLALRQLITNTLVQLRISQKRSFIMELKERHILQQISSHCFDEQQWKRQNEMELHIAEEEEKLENEIQQTRLEFHQQLVTEMQENLQFVQQHLEQAIGRALVQHARQEAAKLYTDDRKNLKERLKEAVVESVYVNSNSINRLLQGYYEQLGKIQENHEDAELKAFQERKEYDRCQRRQDCKQRDHQDPLDVSSAGQERALQEQKRVWAWFDIQQQARLVSLKQKMLLLNQLEIQLENELMEENKKQKKWIPSLEKERRGLMVTKRTMFLIARHQSLPELNCRVFQAMRLTQ, from the exons ATGGCCGGGACGCCGCCGGGCCCCTGCCTGCCGCAGATCGAGCTGGCCCTTGGTGCGCTCCTGGACCAGCTCTCGCCCGGCTTGCTGGCGCTGGCCGTGCTGCTGGGGCTCGGGCTGGGGCTCGGGGCGGCCAGCCTGCTATGGCTCTGCGGGATCGGGCCCCGCCTGCTCCAGCCAAAG CAGGATGATTCCCAAAGACTGGTGGAAGGTGATCACTCTGAGACAGAAGATCATCTTTGCGAAGATTATCCGTTACCAGAAAAAAAGGGAACAGTCACTGGGATGGCCACAGAAATG GAAAGTCAGCCCCCTTTGGACACTTTTGTTACAGAATTTGCCATAAAAGCGAAAGTCATCTATCCAATCAATCAAAAATTCAGG CCCCTTGCAGACGGCTCATCCAACCCATCACTGCATGAAAATCCAAAGCAGGCTGTTCTGCCGAATCAAATTCTGGAAGTGACCACTTCAAGCAGCCTTGAATCCCTTAgtcagagagaaaaagaggatGGTGCTTCATCCACCACAATACATTCTGCAGCAAGCGATGACAGATACCAGGACCAGGCCTTCCTCAAAGTGATCACTTTTCCGGAAGTGCTGACATGTGATGT ATTTGATGTAAAAATGTGCTTATACAGCCTCTTTTTAAAGAATCTTCATCTTCTGGATGCAGAACTAAGGAAAGAGAAATATGTG gcacttgttcatatttttagaaTGTATGTAGCCAATTTTTATCTTAAAAAGAAGATCCCTGAAGACTTGTACCAGAGCATCCTTTGCACACAGGAAACT GCATTTGAAGAATTGCACAACCAACTCAAGTCCAGACTCCTGAATGCTGAGATGTCTGGAACTCGCGAGTCTGAGTATCAAACCCTGGATGATCTAGAAAGGAAAGAGAGGGACTATTCTGATCATATTGTGAATAAT ATGGAAGCTTCTTGGAAACAGATAGATCAGGTCTTGCTTTCTTTCCTGGATCAGTCCAAGTGCTCAAACACAAAAGCAAAGAAGATCATGACGGGCGTGACTGAAAAGCTGATTGCTGTGGAAGACTCATTAAGGAAATTGCAGGATGCGCAGGCCACG GCCGTCCAAGAAAGAATGTTTAACTGGGAGCAACTGGCAAAAATTGCCCTTGCGCTGAAAACACAGATACAGTCAGAAAGTAAATGCAGACTCAAAGCTGTATCAAATACACTGGATCAGTTAACTAAAAGGAACAACCTGATTATGAAACAAAGGGAGGAGCTTTTAACAGGCATCCATAAGGCCTTTTGGGAACACATGGAACATTATGAAGATG AATGTCTCCAACTGGGTAAGGATCTAATCCGGACGTGTCTTGTAAGTCACAAGAAGAAAACAGAATGCCTTAAAGAAGTTCAGGAAGAGGAACGAAAAATCCTTCTCAGCAAAAATCAGGAACTGAGGAATCTTGATGCATTTCTGAAG GCTGATTATGAAATGGCTGAACGGCACAGAAAAGCACAGTGCACCCAGGAAGAAGAGAGTGACTGTGAAATCAGTGAGGCTGTGTCTGATCTCTATAAG AATCTGTATTCCAGATACTCCCACACTTTGGAGGACTTGGTTGCTCAGTTATTCCTTCAGActcttcctgttgctactggctTGTCACCTGGAGAATGTGAACTTCTGAAAGAAGAAATGCAGGAAGACTTGGCTTTGCAACTGGAGAAATCAGAAAGCTGCAGACAAAAGCAGTGgactttctttcaagaacagcTACAACAAGAACAGGAG CTGTGGACGAAAGAACATGCCTTCTCTGCTTCGATGCAGAATCGTTTGTCCGAAACAAATGAGAAGATTGTCTGGTGTGCGTTGAACAAATTAGGCGGACTCAGCAAGGA GTCTTCTAAATACATACTGCAGAACCACAGGCTCTTGCTGAACTCTGCCCTGAGAAGGCTGGCTCTCCGACAGCTGATTACAAATACTCTGGTCCAACTGAGAATATCCCAGAAAAGAAGCTTTATTATGGAGCTAAAGGAGCGGCATATCCTGCAGCAGATCTCTTCTCATTGCTTTGATGAGCAACAGTGGAAACGACAGAACGAAATG GAGTTGCACATTGCTGAAGAAGAGGAGAAGTTGGAGAACGAGATACAGCAGACAAGGCTTGAATTTCACCAGCAGTTAGTTACTGAAATGCAAGAAAATCTTCAGTTTGTTCAGCAGCACCTGGAACAAGCCATTGGCCGGGCCTTGGTCCAGCACGCTCGACAGGAGGCTGCAAAACTTTATACAGATGACAGGAAAAATTTGAAG GAAAGGCTGAAAGAAGCTGTTGTCGAGAGTGTGTATGTGAACAGCAACAGCATCAACAGGTTGCTGCAGGGCTACTATGAACAACTAGGAAAAATCCAGGAAAATCACGAGGATGCAGAACTGAAAGCCTTTCAGG AAAGGAAAGAATATGATCGATGTCAAAGGAGGCAGGATTGTAAGCAAAGGGACCATCAAGACCCTCTGGATGTTTCATCTGCAGGCCAGGAAAG AGCACTACAGGAGCAAAAAAGAGTTTGGGCTTGGTTTGACATCCAGCAACAGGCTCGCTTGGTTTCCCTGAAGCAGAAGATGTTACTCCTGAACCAGTTGGAAATCCAGCTAGAGAATGAACTAATG gaagaaaacaaaaaacaaaaaaaatggatCCCAAGTCTagagaaagaaaggagagggCTGATGGTGACAAAAAGGACAATGTTCCTCATAGCCAGGCATCAAAGTCTTCCAG AATTAAATTGCAGAGTCTTCCAGGCGATGAGGCTGACCCAGTGA